One Solea senegalensis isolate Sse05_10M linkage group LG3, IFAPA_SoseM_1, whole genome shotgun sequence genomic window carries:
- the rpl18a gene encoding 60S ribosomal protein L18a — protein sequence MKASGTLREYKVIGRLLPSAKNPTPPLYRMRIFAPNHIVAKSRFWYFVSQLRKMKKASGETVYCGLVHEKTPLKVKNFGIWLRYDSRSGTHNMYREYRDLTTSGAVTQCYRDMGARHRARAHSIQIMKVQVIAANKCRRPAIKQFHDSKIKFPLPHRVLRRQHKPRFTTKRPNTFF from the exons ATGAAGGCGTCCGGCACA CTTCGGGAGTATAAAGTCATTGGGCGTCTGCTGCCCTCTGCGAAGAACCCCACCCCCCCTCTGTACCGCATGAGGATCTTCGCCCCGAACCACATCGTGGCCAAGTCCAGATTCTGGTACTTTGTCTCTCAgctgaggaagatgaagaaggcATCCGGAGAGACGGTCTACTGTGGCCTG GTCCACGAGAAAACTCCACTGAAGGTGAAGAACTTCGGTATCTGGCTGCGCTACGACTCCCGCAGTGGAACCCACAATATGTACAGGGAGTACAGAGACCTGACCACGTCTGGAGCGGTCACTCAGTGCT ATCGTGATATGGGAGCTCGCCATCGTGCTCGCGCCCACTCCATCCAGATCATGAAGGTTCAGGTCATCGCTGCTAACAAGTGTCGCAGACCGGCCATCAAGCAGTTCCAC GATTCCAAGATCAAGTTCCCCCTGCCTCACCGGGTCCTGCGTCGCCAGCACAAACCACGCTTCACCACGAAGAGACCCAACACTTTCTTCTAA